The DNA region CGCGCGAGACCAGCGCCTGCACCACGCCATCGAGGTGCGGCCGGTGTGTCACCGCCACGGCCTTCAGCTCATCAGGCGCGCGCACCTTCGTCGCTTCCTGGTAGTCGCGCACGACAGGCTCGAAGAGCGCCTTCACCACGGCGTCGACGCGCGCGTCGCTCAGCTCGGCCAGCGGCGTGGCGCACCAACGGTAGCGCGACAGGTGGTCCTCCAGCGCGGGGTTGCCGGGCTGCCGGGCCAGCACATCACCGGCGAACCAGTGCTGCCACTGATTCCGGAGCGAGTGTGCCAGCGCGGGAGACAGGGAGCTGGGGACGGGCAGGTCGCTGTCGAGCACGCGGCCTCCGCGGCGCTCGATGGCCTCGCGCAGCCACGCTTCATCCACGCCCGGAATCGGGTTCTCGGCGAGGAACGTGCGCAGATGGAAGCTGCTCACCGTGGTGTGACGCTGCAGCTCCGCCATGAGCGTATGGCTCAGCGCGCGGACGTCGGTGTCCGGGTTGAGCGCCAGCGGCGCGCCACACGACAGATGCACACGGCCCAACTGCACCTGGCCACGCGTCAGCTTCGTGAGCCACGACAGCACGCCGGTGAGCGTCATCTTCGGGCGCGGCTTGCCGGACAGTTCCTCCGACAGGGACGCCTCCTCCGGGAGCCGGTCGTAGGAGATGGCGACGGGCAACACGACGAACTGGCGCTTCGTATTCTGCAGCGCGCGCAACATCCCGCGCTTGGGCGGCAGCATCAGCCGCGCGCGGCTGCGCTGACCCTCGACGAAGAACATGAGCGAAGCGTTCTTCTCGGTGAGCCGGCGCAGTTCCTCGCCCAGCTCCGGCACCTCGCGGCCCACGCCGCGCTTGATGAAGAAGGCCTGCGAGTCCTTGAGAATCGGGCCCACCACGGGGATGCGGCCGAACTCCTCCGCGGCGGCGATGTGTGGCATCGAGATGCCCAGCTCCGGGTGCTGGAAGCACAGGTAGCTAGTCAACAGGAAGTCGAAGTAGCTGCGGTGGGTGGGCGCCAGCACCACCAGCGTGCCGGGGGGCACCTGCGCCATCGCGCGCTCGAACGACGGCCGGTCGAACGTCACGTCGCTGGTGCAGTGGCGGAACGTCTTGCGCAGCGCATAGCCAAACACCTTGTGCGTGGTGTTGCCCACGCCGCGCTCCTGGACCCATGCCCGGTCGCCGCGCGCGTCGTCGTGCTTCGGCCCGGCGAAGGACACCTGGCTCTCATCGCGCGACAGCAGGTAGCGGTACATGCCCTCGTTCACCACGCGCACGTACTCGAAGGGGTCGAAGCCGGGGACCTCCAACGGCGCGCTGCGCACGAAGTCGAAGGTGTGGTGCGTGAAGTACGCGAAGCCCTCGTTGAGGTACTGCACCTTCTCGTCGGCGCGCACCAGCCGGCGGTGGGCCTTGGTCTGGCCGAAGAGCGCGAGCGCCGCCTTCTGCAATTGCACCGGCAGCTCCCGGCGCATCAAGTCGGCCGCGTCGAAGCCGTGGTCCTTGCGGCCGACGAACATGTCGGGCGCCTTCACCACGCCGGGGCGGTGCTTGAACCACTCGATGGTCGACGCCGCGGCCATGTCGATGCGCAGCGCGCGCTGCACACCCATGGTGGCGTGAACGATGGGAACGGCCTGGCCGGGCTTCGGCATGGGGCCGAACACCGAACGCACGACTTCACTGGCGACCACATCCACTGGCACCACGTCCAGGCGCACCGACGGGTCGGCGTTGAAGGCGCGCACCACGCCCAGGCCGCTGTACAGCAGGCAGCCCGCGAGCGCCGCCGGGCTGTCGAGCCAGGCCGGGAAGGGCGTGCGGTGGGCCGCCGAGACGATGCTGGGGCGCACGATGACGACGGGCACGTGGCCACGGCGTTCACAGATGAGGTGCTCGGCGACGCTCTTGGTGAGCGTGTACGTGTTGGGGTGGCCGGTGAGCTCCAACCACTCGCGGCCGTCGCCCTGCGCCGCCTGGAAGGCCTCGTAGAGCTCCGCGGCGGGCTTCGG from Myxococcus xanthus includes:
- a CDS encoding SDR family oxidoreductase, which codes for MSRHVFLTGVTGFVGKVVLEALLAQGVERVTVLVRESKDRQGRVHSAAERFAKVAQAECFSRLQPGWTERVAVVSGDLEQPACDLSPADADAVRQHVTHVVHCAASVEFDLPLAQATSANIRSALSVLELARTCPKVVGMVDVSTAYVSVWRPGPIEEKLAHLPKPAAELYEAFQAAQGDGREWLELTGHPNTYTLTKSVAEHLICERRGHVPVVIVRPSIVSAAHRTPFPAWLDSPAALAGCLLYSGLGVVRAFNADPSVRLDVVPVDVVASEVVRSVFGPMPKPGQAVPIVHATMGVQRALRIDMAAASTIEWFKHRPGVVKAPDMFVGRKDHGFDAADLMRRELPVQLQKAALALFGQTKAHRRLVRADEKVQYLNEGFAYFTHHTFDFVRSAPLEVPGFDPFEYVRVVNEGMYRYLLSRDESQVSFAGPKHDDARGDRAWVQERGVGNTTHKVFGYALRKTFRHCTSDVTFDRPSFERAMAQVPPGTLVVLAPTHRSYFDFLLTSYLCFQHPELGISMPHIAAAEEFGRIPVVGPILKDSQAFFIKRGVGREVPELGEELRRLTEKNASLMFFVEGQRSRARLMLPPKRGMLRALQNTKRQFVVLPVAISYDRLPEEASLSEELSGKPRPKMTLTGVLSWLTKLTRGQVQLGRVHLSCGAPLALNPDTDVRALSHTLMAELQRHTTVSSFHLRTFLAENPIPGVDEAWLREAIERRGGRVLDSDLPVPSSLSPALAHSLRNQWQHWFAGDVLARQPGNPALEDHLSRYRWCATPLAELSDARVDAVVKALFEPVVRDYQEATKVRAPDELKAVAVTHRPHLDGVVQALVSRDIVKPAGDNFEWGPNAAELSQFHEACAWRGVQP